Part of the Capricornis sumatraensis isolate serow.1 chromosome 9, serow.2, whole genome shotgun sequence genome, TTTGTTTAGGGGGGAGTTTTTTTGGTGGCCATGTTGCCCAAGGAGCTTTGGTTAGGACTCACACAGCCTTTGCATGTTTACAGTAGCAAAATTGATAGTTGAGTAAATAGTGTTTTTTTACACTTGAGGTTTttcctttgttgttattgttaaaaGTAGTTCTTGAACGATATCTTAACCTTGGTGATATTTGAAGAGGGATGACTCCCAAGCCATTTAAAGTGGTATGGTTTATTCCAGCTCAGCACAACAAGAAAATGGATTCAGTTTGTTTCTCAAAGTAGATGGTTGAAAGATGTTTGACTGGCCTTCTTAGTGGCCTTAAtgttcaacttttaaaatttctattctgGATTTCTAGATTGCAAGAGGACCCACCTGTGGGTGTCAGTGGCGCACCATCTGAAAACAACATCATGCAGTGGAATGCAGTTATATTTGGGTGAGttgaaagaaataacaaatggtAGGTATGGTGattcttttaagaaaattgaatGTATAACAGCTTCCTAGGGATGAGGGATCTTACAgaaactgtaagattaaaaaaaaattctgatagagTTTTGGCAGTCacataaaatttgattttataatCAGTGGGttttatttgataaaaatatCATTTGAGACTACAGGAGAATGATAAGTTAGTTTGTACAAAATGTGCCAAGCAAATGCTTAGTATGCATTCTACTAGAACTGTAAAAAGAGTAGGAACCAAAAATATTGATAACTTCCACCATAgtaagaatttaaataaaaaatgtttcacaGCTTAATGTGAAATAACTGTATGGAGCCTTTCAAGGTGCAgtcttatattttacatatagtatacATTGCATGTAGGCGTATTTGTATAAGAGCGTTATTTCTTCATGCTCTTTCTTTGGTTTTCctgaactggatttttttttctttcactctttaaaaaaattttattttctttattattttttgctgtgtGTGGACTCTCGCTAGTTACAGTGCcctgacttctcattgcagtggcttctcttactgcagagcgaggccttcaggcttcagtagttgcagcacacgggctcagtagttgtggcatgagggcccTAGAGTGCATGGGTTtagtagctgtggcccatgggcttagctgctcatcTGCTtgggagatcttcccagaccagggattgaacctgtgtctcttgcgttggcaagtggattcttgacttctggacctccagggaaatctctCTTGTTGCTCTTTTTATACTAGGGTTTTGCACTAAAATGTAAAAGGAACACTTCTGTAAACAGAATTCTGAATTTCCGTTGACTCCATTTTAAGAGTCTCCATTAAAAATTAGTGGGGAAAATGAGTGTAGTTCACCCTTCTAAAGTAAAATGATATTAAATTCAGGGTGTTAGCATGCTTCTTTGAGATCTTGAATGTACcttgcaaataataattaaacctTACCAACCcagctttgtaaagcaattaaaaaaacaaacttaaaaaaaataaacttcaggTTGCTGCTTAGGAAAGATGAGATAGGGATATGGTACAATGAAAAGACGTGGACAAAAGAAACTGGCATTCTTGGTGACATCAGATAAATTTAGTTGAGTTGAACAAGAGctatttctcttttgaaaagcAGGATACTTTGGTATCATAATTATCTTAAAGGGTATTGACTtccattttattgatatatatttaagaaaataggaatttttctgttttgaatacatatatttacaaaaGGATTGATATTTGTGAACTGAATTTTTTTGTGCTAAAATTATGgcaagtttcttttgttttttgtaaaaCCATTCTAAAAGGAACACTTGGAAAATGAAAGTTACTATTTATGTCTTGTGTTTGttattgttagttgctcagttgtatctgactgtttgtgaccccatggtctatagcccaccaggctccactgtctgtgcagttctccaggcaagaatactggagtggttagccattcccttctccagggactcttcccaacccagggatccaacctgggtctcccgcattgcaggcagattcttaactgtctgagccaccaaggaagccccttttatgtgtatataaataaaaatccagGGCCAAGGTGATATTAAATTAACAATAAATACTCCACAAATTAGCAGAATGAGCTCCTCTTTCTCTTGTTTGAGTTTATCCTCTCCACTATGAAAATcaggaaaaagcagaaagaaaaaactttttttaatcagaaatctTCTTGTTTTCAGACCAGAAGGGACACCCTTTGAAGATGGTAAGTCATTCTCAATATGTTTTCTATAGTATTAAGAGGTTTCTTTTAAGTAGAAAATTATAACACCAAtctatctagttaaggctattttctattaataatagATCAGATTAAAACTAAATAATGCTACTGAGAATTTAAAGCTTACAAAGAACTTTCTTCCCATGTCAGGTTGATCACCTTCATTGCTAGTTCTTTCTGTTACTTTTGTATTGGCTCTTGAACTGTAGGCCTATGTGGTGGGGTCTATGTTGAgaatagttttaaatttaaatgacctCATAGCATGCTAAAGGTGTCTCTGAGGTAAACATCAGAAGAGTAATAATCAtgcatttttcactttatatatgTTGATCAGTGCTCTTAATTGTGTGTAACTGCCAGTAGTTTCACTTAACAGCTATCTTTTGACACCTGTAAATAGTTAGCATTCTACAGAATCTTTTGCATCTTAAATTCAGTATTTATCCAAGagccagaaaaatggaaaacttgTTCTAATGTGTATTTATAGTTGAACTTATTAAATTGATTTTAACCAGATACTTAAAGTTTCCCTAATAtagtatgaatttttaaaacgTGTTAAATAGATTTGTCTTAGTTATCACAGTGGCTCCAGAATTAACCCATCAAGGTTATTTATACAAATAATTATTGCAGAAGTATTTTTAAGGAGAAAACCTGAATGTTCAGTAGGAGAAATGGTTAAGCAAATTATAAAACATCTAGACAGTAGAATATTATGTACCTATTAAAGAATAAGGTAGATCTGGTTGTATGTTTGAGGAGacaaaaaagttgcagaacatATGTTACAATACCACAGTTTTACTGACTAGCATacatgcaagtgtgtgtgtgtgtgtgtgtgtgtgtgtgtgtgtgtgtgtgtgtgtgtgtaaaggctTGTATACCATACTGCTATCAGTGGTTACCTCTAGATGGTGGGGAGGGGTAAGGAGTTAAAGAAAGGTACTCAAGGGGTTCTGCTTTTTACTCTATACCAAGGAAACTCACGGGTGGTCCACAAGCTCTTTAAGTTTCCTGAGACCTTTTCAGGGGTTTCCTGTGATCAAAACTGTCTTCATAGCaataggaaggcttttttttcctaccttttttATTGTATTAACATAGCACTGATGGTACAAAAGCATTAGTGACTAAAACTGGCCCTAAGCAATTTAGTGCCTTGGCACATACCAAGTCAGTGGCAGCAAACTGTGCTTGGAGTCGTATTTTTcgcattttttttaataaaagatgtcagtttcactttaaaatgttttgatgaAAAAGTGGGAATTACTAATATTGCTAAACTCTGACCATTGAGTATGCTGCTTTCTGATGTTCTGCTTGATGAAGTTGGAAGTATGCATACAGCACTTCCTTGCATACCAGTTTGGTGGTTGGAGGGAAAGCCATTTCTGCAGTTGAGTTGCAACTTGAGTTACTGCTTTCTTCATGGaacatttttacttgaaagaatgaCTGGCAAACTTTGGTTATTTAGATTTGAGTATGTATTTGGTTGCCATATtcttagtgaaagtgttagttgctcagtcatgtctgactcttggtgactccgtggactatggctcgccaggctcctctgtccatggaattctctaggcaggaaaactggagtggatagccattccctttttcaggggatcttctgacccaggggtcaaacctgggtatcccacattgcaggcagattctttactctctgagccaccagggaagattttaAATTAAGTCGAGGAAAGTGACTGACAGGATTTGTTGCTGCTGATAAAATTACGGTTTCCCAATACTTTTTTCTCTGATGAGATTAGTAGATGGTATTACCGgttgtgactttgtttttgatGGTGTATATCTCTTtctctttagtcgctaagtcacgtccgactcttgcgaccccatgtattgtagcctgccaggctcctctgtccttggtattctccaagcaagaatactggagtgggttgccatttccttctccaggggatcttcccaacccagaaattaaacctaggtctcctgcattgcaggcagattcttgactgactgagctatgagggaagccctggtgtatataaatgcatatcAAATGAAATATGGCAACACTTAGATGATTTGGATAACTCGGTGAACTGGTATTTTCCAAATGGCCAATGTGTTAGGAAATTATGGATGgataaaagatacatgcaatgTGCAATAGTCATAAGTGATGCAAAAAGTTTGTATGGCTTCACATTTTATGTTGCAGCTAACCATTAAAAACTTTACCATTTATTTTATGTAACAGCAAAAAAGAATATCTACCTGTATCTGAAAAGGCTATGAAAAtactccttcctttttccttttcatatttggaagaGGCCTGATTTTCTTCATGTATCTCAACCAGAACAGCATGTTGCAACAGATTGAATGCAGAGGCAGCTGAGAGAGGGCAGCTGTTTTCTATTAAGCTAATCATTTAAGAGATTTGCAGATAAACGGTGCTACACTTCTCACTAACTTGGTGGGGGAAATACAgttattttcattaaatgttaCTTAGGTTAATGTGTAATGAGTTTACAGTTGTTAAGTATTTTAAGATTTCCTTGAGTAATCATTTCTAATACAACAAATATCAATAGTGGTAGCACATGGTGTGCTGGAGACAGTTTATACCAATTATGAAATTATTAGGGGAATTTTTACCAACCAAaaagttgaaatatttttaaatatttttaatttttggtggaAATGCCATAAAATGTTGTGCTGTTGCATGCATCTCTTCCCATCTTCACGTTCAGTGACTTCACATTCGAAGCTTGGTGTGATTGGGAATAAGAGTATAAAGAGGTCCAGAGACCCCCTAAATATGAAGAAAGCAAGCTTAAAGCTGTTTCATATTTGTGTTTACCTGAAATGTTTACATTGTACATTTTGTTATGAAGGAAAACTAAAAGtaagtgtaaaatatatatataacattaggtattaaaaatatattaggtTTTAAGGCTCTCTTTGCTAATGAACTATACATTTCGTAGAACCTCTTAATATATCAGAACGTGAATTAAATATCACCTTTGATTTTGTTTGTATCTTTGGCCTCCCTAATCCGAAATttccaaacaacaaaaaatttaaagaggtataggttatatattgaatatatgagCAATGAAAATAGAGTgttaaatattttactaaataCATGTCTTTGATCTTGGTAGACTGAAGTCATGAGTTTAGAATTCAGGTTGAGAaagtatgttttttgtttgtttgtttttttaattgataaaataAGGAGAGAAACTTGTGGAGACATCTTGAAAGGTTTAAACTTGTATTGACTTCATTAGGAATAGGCTTCAACTTACTGAGTAAGCCCACAGTGGGTAATTGGAGCACCTGTCGAGCCTTCAGGTATATTTCCTCAAAAGTAAAACATCTCTGGATAGTGAATAAACacaaaaggagtccagaatgacAAACATAAAACTATATATTAATGGTGGTTGTGTCTGCTAAATAGATTTGTAATTTGAGTTGAGAGCTCTTTGTACACTGAACAGATTGACTTTGttacaaatacataattttttttcttaatgcctGTCTCTTGACATCAAATAATGATTTAGGCTGACCAAAATGTGCCATATTGGTTTATAACCAACAGTAGACAGTTACACTAATGCTTAACTGATTCTTGACGTACTTAAATGATGGGAACAGAAAAGACTTTTTCACATTAGTGGCCATACCCTCCAGTCTGAGTCCTTTGTCATATGATGGTTAGCCCCTCTGAAAATCATTTGGCACCTCCTTCTAAGTTATAGCAAATTATCTGTAGTTATTCAAATGTGCATTTAAAAGTTTGGTAGCTAGGGCAAAATTGCCTGCCAAAAATACCAGTAGTATATGTTAAGTGCTTGTACCCTAAAATGCTTGCCAATGTTGTATATTATCAGTACATAAATAGAAGTATATTTAGTATGTTTTATATGCTAAACCAAAATTGACATTAATTTTTGTGTGGTTGTGCAAAAGCCAGCATAGGGTTGGGAATTCATTGGTGACGAGATAGAAAAGTGCTTGTCATTACTGTaattattttggtttgttttctatcTAGGTACTTTTAAACTAGTAATAGAATTTTCTGAAGAATATCCAAATAAACCGCCAACTGTTAGGTTTTTATCCAAAATGTTTCATCCAAATGGTAAGTAGCATTTTTTAGCTTTTGCAAATGATAGGAGGAAGAAAGAGTTGTTCCATCCTTTTAGGTGCTGCCCATGCTTTTCATCGTTAGGGCCCACCTCTCGGTGTTGCTTCCATGTCAGTGTTAACCATGCTTCTTTAGTCTGGAATCTTACCAAGGTTCCTGATTTGAGgaaagttttgttttaataacttctcatttttaaaagtaatatctatttatttgtcaGAATGTGAAAGATACTAAAAAGAATTTGTAGCTTAAAGTTTAGCTGTAAAACTACAAACATGTTCAAAATTGAGATCCTGTTAtatgtaaaattaataaatatcctttttcttttttttttttggctgatccGTGTGTCAtgtcggatcttagttccctaaccagggatgaaacctgtgccccctgcatagggagggtggagtctcaaccactggatcaccaggaggTCCTTTGGTTATTTTTGTTATCCCTCCATATTAATAGCGtggtttcccttttttccccacCATGAGTGGAAAACTTCATTTAGTTAACTTCctagttcactttttttttaaaaaatctttattattaAAAGATTCATATACTATGCCATTCACCCATGTAAGTTGTACAATTTAGTGGTTTTTAGTACCTTGACTGAGTTGTACAGTCATTAccataatcaattttagaacatttttatcactgtCCCCAAAAAATCCCATTCCTGTTAGCATTCACTCCCCATCCCTAtcctcctgcctcccagccaTAGGCAACCCACTGGtttattttctctatataggtttgcttattctggacattgcgtataaatggagtcatatatGTGTCATATAATGTATGTGGTCCTTTTTAATTGATTTCTTTCAGCTGGCATAGTTTTCAGGTTCATCTCATAACATAACTGTACTTCATTTTATTGCTGAATTATAATCCATTGTATGAATAGACTACTTTTTATCAGTTGATGGATGTTTGGTTTCTAATTTACTTTCGTATTACTTCTCAAAAATAGTTACTACttcaaaactttaaaatcattttgcatttttatgggTTTTACAGAGGTTATGATTTTTGCTTTGAACTTGCTAAGTTTGATGTTCCTGTGGGGTACACAGTAAGCAGTTGACTATGCTGCTTTAAAGCTGAGAGTTAAATCTGGTCTAACGCTAACAATTGGAAATACCTAGCACATAGATAGTAATTGAGGCCATGAATAAAGTTGCCCCAGAGGTTGTGTAAAGGGTATAAGATGGAAGAAGACCAAGGATAGAGTCCTGAAGAATGACAGTATTAAATGTAATTTACCTCCTCTCCCCCAAAAGGCCTTACTTCCTCCTGTTTCAATGTAGAGTGATCAGACTTGTTCTGTGAAGCTTTCCACAATCTAATAGTATTGATAACATTCGAATGCACTTATTCTTTGTCAGCAGTGattctatttttgtaaatttattgtaCACATACATAATCCGGCAAGTGGATAAAAATTTGTATTCATTGTTTGTATTCTCATAATCAAGAGGGGGAAAAATCCACTCTCAaatgttaaacttttaaaatagtaatcacttgattcttatttttattatgagaGGAATGCATACTTAttggaaaaacaaatcaaagtacAAGTGAAGGTAAATAAGATCCTTCATAATCCTACTATTTACAGATATCTACATTTTGGCATTGAGTCTTACACGTTTTTGTGACTGCCTATACTTCAAATTAAAGTATTTGTAAATGATTCTTTATaagaaatggaattatataaGTAATTGGAAACTTATTAATGTAATATATTAGGGTTGTCATTCTGCGTTAATTAACATATGGTAGACGTGTGTCATTTCTGGCAGCAGTAGTGGTATGTGCCATTAATGATGTACTGTTACTCAGCCAGTCCCCTCACTGGGAACCACACACCGTTTCCAGTTTTTCACTTCTGTGGAGAGTATGATAGAGAATGTGCTGTAAATAAAACTTCGCATGTGCATCATTACTACTTTTAAAGTAGAATTGCTATTTCAAAAAATTAGCCCCCCCAAGAGCTTTATTTAGGAATATTTAGAAGTGTGGAATTTAAACAGATTTGCTATATGTTATGTGTTGAAAAAATTTAACTTACTCAGCCTCCTCATCAAAAGGTATGTGGTAAACAGTCGTTAGTTTGAGACTGATTTTCCTGTGAGACAGAAAGTTTTAGTCATTAACCAGTGTTCAAGGCTTCTGACTGAGCCAGGCATTCtgtttgtggttaaaaaaaaaaattattgtttaattATTAGATATGACCAAGTTAACATGTAACCAATTTTAGTGTTGTCTTTGCAGTATATGCTGATGGTAGCATATGTTTAGATATCCTTCAGAATAGATGGAGTCCAACATACGATGTATCTTCTATCTTAACATCAATTCAGGTAAGCATGTGTTAGAATGCATCTTAATTTTTCAAGATTCTATGAAATATAATTGACTCTTTTAGGATCAATTTAAAGGCCAAGTGAGCAAACTAACACTTCCAACACTAAGGTTACCAGTGGCAAACCTCATACAGAATCCTCAGGATTTTCATACAACTGATCTGCTTTTTCATTAGTGATCATGTTGGATCAAATCCATGATCATTTTCCTGATAAAGTATAAATTGTTCTCACAGATcaagtgattttgttttgtttctttgggtttTGGGTGTTTTTTGCTGCATCTCGCAGCcttggggtcttagttccccaaccagaaataGAACTCGTGCCCCCTGTGGTGCAAGTGCAGAGtcataaccactagaccaccaggaaattccctcacCGGTCAAATATTATTCATGCCTAGAAAGCATAGCCAGAGGTGatggagaaagatgaaaaaatcttggggagagagaaagataatTGTTTAGTAAAAACATAGGGACCTCAAGAAACTGCAGTGCAGAAAAGCATCATTTTGCCCCATCCAAGAAATGCTGtttcaaaggaaaagaatgtaACTATCCACCAAAGCACTCTGGCAGAATATTTCAGAGTTGACCTTGAATGACAGTTTAGGAGGAAGGTTTGGGATGGAGTCAAGTTTTAGTTACATGGATTTAAAAGGAGCAGATGTGATATTTTGGTTTGTGGCCTTCAAGTTTTTTCTGTCACACTTCTGCTTTAATTTGAGTCATAAATAGTATTTTCAGTCTTCCTGTTATTAATATATTCCCTTGCTGCTAGGTGTATATGTTTTGTTGATTAAAGGAAATAAGGTATACTGCCCAACTTACTGCCAGGAATTTGCAAACCTATCACAATAATAGAGTTTAACTttagaaaatgttagttgctgaGGTATTTTGTAGACATTGTATATTAACCAAATCAAATTGTTTAGTTCCCGTTTAATATCGCAGTATGCTgaattaatatttgttcttttccagtttctttgaAATTAGAGGTCTTAAGGCAATTGAGAGCTAT contains:
- the UBE2B gene encoding ubiquitin-conjugating enzyme E2 B isoform X1; the encoded protein is MSTPARRRLMRDFKRLQEDPPVGVSGAPSENNIMQWNAVIFGPEGTPFEDGTFKLVIEFSEEYPNKPPTVRFLSKMFHPNVYADGSICLDILQNRWSPTYDVSSILTSIQSLLDEPNPNSPANSQAAQLYQENKREYEKRVSAIVEQSWNDS
- the UBE2B gene encoding ubiquitin-conjugating enzyme E2 B isoform X2 — encoded protein: MSTPARRRLMRDFKRLQEDPPVGVSGAPSENNIMQWNAVIFGPEGTPFEDVYADGSICLDILQNRWSPTYDVSSILTSIQSLLDEPNPNSPANSQAAQLYQENKREYEKRVSAIVEQSWNDS